GGCGCCGCTTTATTGAAGGCGCCAAGAAAAAGGGCTTCTCGGCGGACCTCGCCGCCCAGGTCTTCAACCTGATAGAGCCATTTGCCGGCTATGCTTTCAACAAAGCCCACAGCGTGAGCTATGCCCTCATCGCTTACCAGACCGCGTACCTCAAAGCGAACTACCCGGCGGAGTATATAACTGCGTTTCTTACCATCCACGCCGACCAGCCCGAGAAGGTGGCCAGTGCAGTTGCCGAGTGCCGTCGTCTGGGCATAAAGGTGCTGTCGCCGAATATCAATCATAGTCAGGTCAATTTCTCCATTGAGAAAGATGGTGCGGCACCCGCCATTCGCTTTGGACTATCGGCCATAAAAAATGTGGGGCCGGGTGCCGTTGAGCCAATGGTGACGGAAAGAGATAAAAACGGGGAGTTCCGGTCCATTGAAGACCTCTGCCGGCGTTGCGACCTGCGCGGCATCAATCGGCGGGCCATTGAGAGCCTGATTAAAGCCGGTGCCTTCGACCCGCTGGGCAGTCGGGCAGAACTGCTGAGCAATGTGAACCGCATCATTGCGCTGGCGCAGCGGGAACAGCGACTGCGCGAGTCAGGACAGTCAACCATGTTCGACCTGTGGGGAGAAAAAACACAGGTGCCGATGCCCAGCCTTGACCTTAGTACGGCGGACGACGTCCCCATGAGGGAGAGGCTTGCCTGGGAGAAGGAATTGACCGGGGTGTACCTTTCCGAGCACCCCTTCAGCGCCGTGGCCGGTGAACTGAGCGCCGAAACAACACTGGTCGGGCAGATTGACTTCGGGCTGGTCGGGCAGATGGTGGACATTGTCGGTATGGTGGGGTCGGTCCGTCAGCTCTTCACCAGAGAGGGGAACCAGTTTGCCAGCGCCATACTCGAAGACCTCGGTGGGCAGGTTGAAATTATGGTCTGGCCAAAGGTTTATGCGGACACGAGTGAGCTATGGCAGGAGGGAAATATCCTTGAAGTGAAGGGCAAGGTGAGGGTGAGGGAGGACCGGGTGCAGTTGAGCTGTGAGGAGGCACGTCTTTACCAGCCTGCGGAAGAGAAAGCAGAGGTAGGGGCAGAAGTAGAGGCAGAGGCAGGGGCAGGGGAAGAGGAAATTGCCCAACCGCCCGCTGAAGTAGAGCAAGCTGTCGAGGAGACGAAGACGAAGGAGATACTGATGGAAAATCGCCGACTGGTCATCAGCCTCAGTCAGACCAGCGACGCTGAGAGAGACAAGGCCAACCTGTATACAATCATTGACATTCTACGGGGTTACCCCGGGCACGATGAAGTGAAATTAAGAGTAGCCAACGGAAACAAAATAACTCACCTCCGTCTTTTTGATATTTTTGCCGATTATTCTCCCGAACTTCACGCCCGTCTGGTGGGGGTGGTGGGGGAGGAAGGCTTAAAACTGGAAAAGAAGTGAGGGCAGTGGATATACCTTCCGACGAGATGCATAAAGGTCACCGAAAGAGGCTCAGGGAAAAGTTCCTGAAGTCCGGGCTGTCCGGTTTCCACGACTATGAAATCGTGGAGCTGCTTTTGACACTGGGTTCGCCGCGCAGGGACTGCAAGCCGCAGGCGAAAGAAGCTTTGAAACGGTTCAAGACGCTGAGGGGTGTGCTTTCGGCCTCCGCAGAGGAATTGCAGCAAATTGAGGGCATTGGTTCGCACAGCGCTTTCGGCGTCAGGCTGGTTCAGGAGATAGCCAGGGAGTTTCTCAAGGGGAAAATTGTGGACCAGCCCTTTTTGAAGTCCTCGCGTGAGATATTCGACTATCTCTATCATGCCATGCGCGACCTGAAAAAAGAACTGTTCAAAGTAATTTACCTGAGCAGCCAGAACCAGATTATCGAAATGGTTGACCTCTTTGAAGGTACGGTGGACAGCAGTTCCATTTCGCCGCGGGAAATCATCGAGGGGGCGCTTAAAGACAGCGCGGCGGCCCTGATATTCGTCCACAATCACCCCTCCGGCAACCCCGCACCGAGCACCAGCGATAAACAACTGACCAGAGAGCTGGTTTACGTCGGCAAAATCATGCGGATGAAGGTGGTCGACCACATCATCATCGGCAACGACCGCTATTACAGCTTTGCCGATGAGGGGCTGGTTGAGGAATATGAAATGGACTTCCTGAACCTGAAACTGCGGGGGACTTCGGAGGCAAAGCGGAGGATTTACCGGGCCGGGAAATCCACCTCCCAACTTTATTAGACCCT
Above is a genomic segment from Chloroflexota bacterium containing:
- the radC gene encoding DNA repair protein RadC is translated as MHKGHRKRLREKFLKSGLSGFHDYEIVELLLTLGSPRRDCKPQAKEALKRFKTLRGVLSASAEELQQIEGIGSHSAFGVRLVQEIAREFLKGKIVDQPFLKSSREIFDYLYHAMRDLKKELFKVIYLSSQNQIIEMVDLFEGTVDSSSISPREIIEGALKDSAAALIFVHNHPSGNPAPSTSDKQLTRELVYVGKIMRMKVVDHIIIGNDRYYSFADEGLVEEYEMDFLNLKLRGTSEAKRRIYRAGKSTSQLY